One Sodalinema gerasimenkoae IPPAS B-353 DNA segment encodes these proteins:
- the cas2 gene encoding CRISPR-associated endonuclease Cas2 encodes MSQLWLVCYDVRDNKRRAKLAKLLEQRCERVQYSVFECPLEEKLLEKLLHQRWLVVLEIPEDSLRVYPLDARAKAKTRVFGSPPPYEPPDFLIF; translated from the coding sequence ATGAGTCAGTTGTGGTTGGTTTGTTACGATGTCCGCGATAACAAGCGTCGGGCGAAGTTGGCGAAGTTATTGGAACAGCGTTGTGAGCGGGTGCAGTATTCGGTGTTTGAATGTCCTCTGGAGGAGAAGCTGTTGGAGAAGTTATTGCATCAACGTTGGTTGGTGGTGTTGGAGATTCCTGAGGATAGTTTGCGGGTGTATCCGTTGGATGCGCGGGCGAAGGCGAAGACTCGGGTGTTTGGCTCGCCACCCCCCTATGAACCCCCGGATTTCTT
- the cas1 gene encoding CRISPR-associated endonuclease Cas1 yields MTTLYLTEPGTVVSVKNQSLDLKRGTWQRSCRLAEIELVVVLPGVQLTGAAIALLLDSGVETLFLRRDGRFRGRLQGQFHSNPSLRLAQYRVVETTFGMGLGQKLVLGKIRNQRSLLQRRNRETGGRVTALVEAVDMMAVYVRQLQQLDAPLSRDQLMGIEGICAKRYFQAMMTQVPASWGFRGRNRRPPRDPVNALLSWGYGVLLARVFSASVQAGLDPYLGFFHATEPYRPNLVLDVMEEFRPLVVDWVVWGLVRSPLLEARDFEPSPDGEGVWLGHLAKKLFLEQLERRFQSKLLYPPQERQLALSQILVEQGRAIARACVSLRLDEFESFEVR; encoded by the coding sequence ATGACCACCCTCTATTTGACGGAACCGGGAACGGTGGTGAGTGTTAAGAATCAAAGCCTGGACTTGAAGCGGGGGACTTGGCAGCGCAGTTGTCGTTTGGCAGAGATTGAGTTGGTGGTGGTGTTGCCGGGGGTGCAGTTGACCGGGGCTGCGATCGCTCTGTTGTTGGATAGTGGTGTCGAAACTCTATTTTTGCGTCGGGATGGACGCTTTCGGGGCCGCTTGCAGGGGCAGTTTCACAGTAATCCTAGCTTGCGCTTGGCTCAATATCGGGTGGTGGAAACAACGTTTGGCATGGGGTTAGGGCAAAAGCTGGTGTTGGGGAAGATTCGTAATCAGCGATCGCTCCTGCAACGGCGCAATCGGGAGACGGGGGGACGGGTGACGGCCTTGGTGGAGGCGGTGGATATGATGGCGGTGTATGTGCGCCAGTTACAGCAGTTGGATGCGCCTTTGTCTCGGGATCAGTTGATGGGGATTGAGGGGATTTGTGCGAAACGGTATTTTCAGGCCATGATGACTCAGGTTCCGGCCAGTTGGGGCTTTCGTGGCCGCAATCGTCGTCCGCCTCGGGACCCCGTGAATGCGTTGTTGAGTTGGGGCTATGGGGTGTTGTTGGCGCGGGTGTTTTCGGCGTCGGTTCAGGCGGGGTTGGACCCCTATTTGGGCTTTTTTCACGCCACGGAACCCTATCGGCCCAATTTGGTGTTGGATGTGATGGAGGAGTTTCGTCCTTTGGTGGTGGATTGGGTGGTTTGGGGGTTGGTGCGATCGCCTCTGTTGGAGGCCCGGGATTTTGAACCGTCGCCGGATGGAGAGGGGGTTTGGTTAGGACATTTGGCGAAAAAGCTGTTTTTGGAGCAGTTGGAGCGTCGTTTTCAGTCCAAGCTACTCTATCCGCCCCAGGAGCGTCAGTTGGCCTTGAGTCAGATTCTAGTGGAACAGGGCCGGGCGATCGCTCGGGCTTGTGTGAGTTTACGGTTAGATGAGTTTGAGTCGTTTGAGGTGCGCTGA
- the csx18 gene encoding CRISPR-associated protein Csx18: MSPNLIRQLNRYRSLSVAVANAIITWVILIIAPLGLFAVIVCTVLIFFSSLIFGLLGDIAMALMLRDSNPPSMPGGRPPSAVDFSRDRLPQDYRQDDRDQDPL; the protein is encoded by the coding sequence ATGTCACCAAACCTGATTCGACAACTCAACCGCTACCGTAGCCTGTCTGTGGCCGTCGCCAACGCCATCATTACCTGGGTGATTCTCATCATCGCCCCCCTGGGACTGTTTGCCGTGATCGTCTGTACCGTCCTCATCTTTTTCAGTAGTCTCATCTTCGGCCTACTCGGCGATATCGCCATGGCCCTAATGCTGCGGGATAGCAATCCACCTTCGATGCCCGGTGGTCGTCCCCCCTCCGCTGTAGATTTTAGCCGCGATCGCCTCCCCCAAGACTACAGACAAGACGACAGGGACCAAGACCCCCTATAA
- the cas6 gene encoding CRISPR-associated endoribonuclease Cas6, producing MGVTAPPWNPTSELVGLDFNLVPQDTANLFPQYAIGLHAWFLDCVRQTQPDLSAKLHDSPEEKAFTLSPLLGEVPVIGRQLHIQQHQAYHWRLTLFSAPLVTWAQTWLTRLPKTLDLRCLQFNLRSPQLSLAPTTYAQLHQTPPQRRLALSFVSPTSFRHRGHHLPLPNPVNLFHSYLRRWNDFSGIFVESEPFLDWIDSHVSLSRHDIQSSKIAAGKRGSVTGFTGSIELTLSAAGTRQNPDFAQLFSALVHYAPYCGTGHKTTFGLGQTRLGWQDSHPQLPSPQAHLGDRIADLTDQLLTQQKRPESDRARQVCQTRATILARRELGESLTAIAEDLEMPYETVKTYAKLARRSLNGPSNSL from the coding sequence ATGGGAGTCACCGCCCCCCCTTGGAATCCAACCAGCGAACTCGTGGGCCTCGACTTTAACCTCGTTCCCCAAGACACCGCCAACCTCTTCCCCCAATATGCCATCGGACTCCATGCCTGGTTTCTCGACTGCGTGCGCCAAACCCAGCCAGACCTCTCGGCCAAACTGCACGACTCCCCCGAAGAAAAGGCCTTCACCCTCTCCCCCCTCCTGGGAGAGGTTCCCGTCATCGGCCGCCAACTGCATATCCAGCAACATCAGGCCTACCATTGGCGACTAACCCTGTTTTCCGCCCCCCTGGTGACCTGGGCCCAAACCTGGCTAACCCGTCTCCCCAAAACCCTCGACCTGCGTTGTTTGCAGTTCAATCTGCGATCGCCCCAACTCAGCCTCGCCCCCACCACCTATGCCCAACTCCACCAAACGCCCCCCCAGCGACGCTTAGCCCTCAGCTTCGTATCCCCCACCAGCTTTCGCCATCGCGGTCATCACCTGCCCCTACCCAACCCCGTCAACCTCTTCCACAGCTATCTAAGGCGCTGGAATGACTTTTCAGGCATTTTTGTCGAATCCGAACCCTTCCTGGACTGGATAGACAGCCATGTGAGCCTATCTCGACATGACATCCAATCCAGTAAAATTGCCGCCGGGAAGCGAGGGTCGGTCACCGGCTTTACTGGGTCCATTGAACTGACCCTCTCGGCCGCTGGAACCCGGCAAAATCCCGACTTTGCCCAACTGTTTAGCGCCCTAGTTCACTATGCCCCCTATTGCGGGACGGGCCATAAAACCACCTTTGGCCTCGGGCAAACCCGCCTCGGCTGGCAGGACTCTCATCCTCAACTCCCCAGTCCACAAGCCCATCTCGGCGATCGCATTGCCGATCTGACTGACCAACTTCTGACGCAGCAGAAACGCCCTGAGAGCGATCGCGCCCGTCAGGTCTGCCAAACCCGGGCCACCATCCTAGCCCGACGGGAATTGGGCGAATCCCTGACGGCGATCGCCGAAGACCTGGAAATGCCCTATGAAACCGTCAAAACCTATGCCAAACTGGCCCGCCGCAGCCTCAACGGCCCCTCTAATTCCCTTTAA
- a CDS encoding Cas10/Cmr2 second palm domain-containing protein has product MTASPYLVLLETSGNQNFIFSTNKLKENIGASELTYRAGTRWVLDAVADINQTPQLRQWTNSQDLRETLRDSDLNSPIEQGDNPLEIIIATSGKALILARTEEDAKDLIRRVTQRAIAEGPGLNLSGVFVAIEDWEKDKSLDNAIRQVHQTFEETQPYRPTPDARFLRLPIIADCSFSGLPASHLEPRPDNQWLPISQVSASKRQAADKGLSRLHQIAPNLIRDINKLERKFDSEKIPWLAIVHADGNGLGQIFLNFAQCLGDKQTNRDYIQAYREFSLELDECTEAAFREAVQTIFGEFDEAIPLIPLIIGGDDLTVVCDGKKALHFTQIFLKQFEAQTEQKTVVAKIAKKQFSINRLSACAGIAIIKPHFPFSVAYELAESLIKSAKSVKQTVIKPDSKPITPFPCSAIDFHILYDSTHIDLERIRRNLRPETTTYLYNRPYVVTELDKLQSAEGHAWASQHHWNRLCDRVTRLQSDTEEGQDRDGDRSKLPSSQSHALRTALFRGREAANGQYALIKQRYSLERFAEDDEKKSLFYQSQDKGDITFHTTFLDALDAQEFL; this is encoded by the coding sequence ATGACGGCTTCTCCCTACCTGGTTCTCCTAGAAACCTCTGGAAATCAGAACTTCATCTTCTCGACCAACAAACTCAAAGAAAATATCGGCGCTTCCGAACTCACCTACCGCGCCGGGACTCGCTGGGTTCTCGATGCCGTTGCCGATATCAACCAAACCCCGCAATTGCGCCAATGGACGAACAGCCAAGACTTACGAGAGACATTGCGGGACTCTGACCTCAACTCTCCCATCGAACAGGGCGACAACCCCCTCGAAATCATTATCGCCACTTCCGGCAAAGCCCTAATTCTGGCCCGGACCGAAGAGGATGCCAAAGACCTGATTCGTCGGGTCACCCAGCGGGCGATCGCAGAAGGGCCAGGCCTCAACCTCTCGGGAGTCTTCGTTGCCATCGAGGACTGGGAGAAAGATAAAAGTCTCGACAACGCTATCCGCCAGGTTCACCAAACCTTTGAAGAAACCCAACCCTACCGTCCCACCCCCGACGCCCGTTTCCTGAGATTACCCATTATCGCCGACTGTTCCTTCAGTGGCTTACCCGCCTCCCACCTCGAACCCCGTCCAGACAACCAATGGCTGCCCATTTCCCAAGTCAGCGCCAGCAAACGTCAAGCCGCCGACAAAGGACTTAGCCGTCTCCATCAAATCGCCCCCAACCTAATCCGCGACATCAACAAACTTGAAAGGAAATTTGACTCAGAGAAAATTCCCTGGCTGGCCATTGTCCACGCCGATGGGAATGGCCTCGGACAAATTTTCCTCAACTTCGCCCAGTGTTTAGGGGACAAACAAACTAACCGAGACTATATCCAAGCCTACCGAGAGTTTTCCCTAGAACTCGACGAATGTACCGAAGCCGCCTTCCGAGAGGCCGTCCAAACCATTTTTGGCGAATTTGACGAGGCCATTCCTCTGATTCCCCTCATTATTGGCGGGGACGACCTGACCGTAGTTTGTGACGGCAAAAAAGCCCTCCACTTCACCCAAATCTTCCTCAAGCAATTTGAAGCCCAAACTGAACAGAAAACCGTCGTCGCCAAAATCGCCAAAAAACAATTTAGCATCAACCGCCTCTCCGCCTGTGCCGGAATTGCCATTATCAAACCCCATTTCCCCTTCTCCGTCGCCTACGAACTGGCCGAAAGCCTGATTAAATCCGCCAAATCCGTTAAACAGACCGTTATCAAACCGGACTCTAAGCCAATTACGCCTTTTCCCTGTTCTGCGATCGACTTCCATATCCTCTATGACAGTACCCACATTGACCTAGAACGCATTCGCCGTAACCTCCGGCCTGAAACCACAACCTATCTCTATAACCGTCCCTACGTGGTCACTGAGTTAGACAAACTTCAATCCGCCGAGGGTCACGCTTGGGCCAGCCAGCATCACTGGAATCGGCTATGCGATCGCGTTACCCGCCTCCAGTCGGACACGGAGGAGGGGCAAGACAGAGACGGCGATCGCAGCAAACTCCCCAGTAGCCAGTCCCATGCCCTACGAACGGCCCTATTCCGAGGTCGAGAAGCAGCGAATGGACAATATGCCCTGATTAAACAGCGTTATTCCCTGGAAAGGTTTGCAGAGGATGACGAGAAAAAATCCTTGTTTTACCAAAGCCAGGACAAGGGCGACATCACCTTCCACACCACCTTTCTCGATGCCCTCGATGCCCAAGAATTTCTCTAA